A window of Candidatus Ozemobacteraceae bacterium genomic DNA:
ATCTGATACTGCCGATCGCGATCGCCGCGCTGATGTATTACCAGCAGGGCACGAGCAACATGGATCCGCAGCAGCAGCAGATGATGGCGTTCATGCCGATGTTCATGTTCGTCGTCACCTGGTCTCTGCCGGCCGGTCTTCTCGTCTACTGGTTCACGAGCAGTGTCATCGGTATCATCCAGCAGATTCAGGCCAACAGGATCATGTCGGCCGCGAAGGAGAAAACGACCCCATGAAGCGATTCATCGAAATCACCGCACGTTCCGAAGACGAAGCCATCCAGCTCATCGAGCGGGAGTTGAAGCCGAACGAGACGATCACCGGCCGCGAAGTCCTTGCGGCGCCGGCCCGCGGTCTGTTCGCCGCCATCGGCAATCCCGAGATCCGCATGAGATTCACGGTCGAAACGAAAATCGCGGCCGTGGAAGAGCCGAAGACCGCAGCGCCGGCCCCCCGGCCCGCCAGGCCCGCTCCGGAGCCCGTCCGCCAGGCGAGACCGCCAAAGCCGGCGGCCGAACCGGCCTCCCGGCAAGAAGAGGGTGACGAGTTCGATTTCGAGGACGGCGACGTGGCGCCCGGCCATGCCGTCAGGCAGGGGCCCCTCGGCACCGATCATCCGATGCATGGCCGGGTTCACGAGATCGTCCGTCACGTCGCCGAGTTCGTCGGCGTCACCGATGTCGAACTGACCGACCGCGTCGCAGACGGCGTCTGGACGATCGACGCGGGCGGGGCGAACGTCTCTCAGCTGATCGGCAAGCACGGCCGCACGCTCGACGCGCTCCAATACGTCGTCAATATCATCGCGAACAAGGGCCGCGAAGGCCGCGCGAAGATCGTCATCGACGTCGAGGGATACCGCGAAAAGCGGCACAAGGGCCTCGTCCAGATGGCGAACCGGATGTACCACAAGGTCATCGATTCCGGTCGTCCCGTCGAACTCGAACCGATGTCGACCCTCGATCGCCGCACCATCCACCTCGCCCTCAAGGACCGCAACGGCATCGAAACCTTCTCCAAGGGAACCGAACCCATGCGGCGCGTCGTGATTTCACCGGCGAAGGGCGCCGGCTCGTCCGAACCGCTTCCTCCGAGGAAGCCGCGCTCCGGCGGTCGCGGGAACTACGGTTCCGACCGGTCCCAGCGGCAACCCGGCGAGACGGCCGGCGGCCAGAAGGGCAAGTCCGTCCCGATGTTCATGGAGGACTTCTCCGACGAAGAGTGACACGATTGCAGCCGTGGCCACGCCGGCCGGTCGATCGGCGATCGGCGTGATCCGGATGTCGGGACCAGACACCGGCACGATCCTGCAGAAGATATTCCGGCCGCGGGGGCGTAGAGCGTTTCCCGCGGCTTTTTCCGCGTATGCCGGAGATATCGTCGATCCCGCCGACGGTCTCGTCGTGGACCGGGTCGTCGTGAACACGTTTCTGGCCCCGTCGTCGTATACCGGCGAAGACCTCGCCGAGATCGGCGGCCACGGCAACCCGGCCGTTCTGTCCCGGCTGCTGGGGGTCATCCTGGCCGCCGGCGCGCGGGGGGCGGAACCGGGAGAATTCACCCGCCGGGCCTTCCTCCACGGCAAGATGAGCCTGATGGACGTCGAGGCGACGGCGCAACTGCTCGACGCGACGACCCCCGGACAGATCCGGGTGGCGGTGAACCAACTGGAGGGAACGCCGGCGAAGCGCATCCGGGCTGTTCGAGAACGGCTTCTCAATCTTCTGGTGCAGCTCGAGGCGGGTCTGAACTTCCCGGAAGATGCGATCGAAGATCTCGATCCGCAGTTGATCCGGGGCGAACTGGCCGCGGCCGAGTTCGATCTGCGGCGTTTCGCGGACTCGGCCCGGCACGGCGACCAGGTGGCAGCCGGTCTCAGGATCGTGATCGCCGGCCCGCCGAACGCCGGCAAGTCGAGTTTGATGAACGCGCTGCTGGGCCGGGAACGTGCGATCGTAACCGCGATCCCGGGAACGACGCGCGACACGCTCGAGGAAACGCTTTCCCTGCATGGCATTCCGCTCCGGCTGGTCGATACCGCGGGCTTGCGCGAACCCGACGACCCGATCGAAGAGCTCGGCATCGGTCGCACGCAGCAGGCCATGGCGCATGCGTTCGCGATCGTCGCCGTGTTTGACGGCTCCGCGGGGGCGGGTGAGGGCGAGGCGGAGGTCGTGAAACTTCTTACGGGCGCCGGGCGGCCGGTCATCGTCGCGCTGAACAAGAGCGATCTTCCGGCAAGCGGAACGCCGCGGCGCCTGCCCGACGAATGGCCGGTCGTTCGGCTTTCCGCGACGACCGGAGACGGCCTTCCCGAATTGGCGGAAGCTGTCGATGTCCTGGTTCGTCAGGCGGGGCTTGATATTCTTGATGATATGCTTCTGCTTGGGGCTCAGCAGCGGCAGGCCCTTGAGGCAGCCCTTGGCGCCGTCTCCAGAGCCAAGGCCGGACTTGGCGCGCTCTACGACGACATGCTTGCGCTCGAGATCGAGGAGGCGGTGCGGCAGATGGGCCGCGTGACGGGCGAGACGGCCGACCTCCAGATGCTCGACCGGATCTTCGAGCGGTTTTGCATCGGGAAATGAACGACGCGACGCATTTTCCCGTCATCGTCGTCGGCGCCGGCCACGCCGGCTGTGAGGCTGCGCTCGCCTCCGCCCGGCTCGGCGTTCCGACGCTGTTGCTGACGATGAACCTTTCCACCGTGGCTCTCATGCCCTGCAACCCCAGCATCGGTGGTCCGGGAAAAGGTCACCTGGTACGCGAAATAGGCGTTCTGGGCGGCGAAATGGCGGCGGCGATCGATGAAACCTGCATCCAGCTCAAGTGGCTGAACACGTCGAAGGGGCCGGCAGTCCGGGCCCGGCGCGCTCAGGCCGACAAGGAACTCTATCGCGACCGGATGCTTCGGGCACTGTTCTCCACGAAGGGGCTGACGCTCCGGCAGGGCCACGTTACCTCCGTTCGTGTCGAGGGCGGCCGGGTGCGCGGCGTGGAGCTTGAAACGGGTATCCGCTTCACCTGCGACAATCTCGTGCTTGCGACGGGAACGTATCTGGCGAGCCGTATCATCGTCGGTCGCGACAGCCGGCCGGGCGGTCCGCACCAGCAGAGAGCCGCGATCGGCCTTTCCGACTCGCTCGTGACCGCAGGAGTGCCGCTGAGAAGGCTGCAGACGGCCACCCCGCCCCGGCTCGATCGCGAATCGATCGATCGCTCGAAGATGCAGGAGATGCCCGGCGACCCGCTCGCCGGGGGCTTCCTGTGGGAACACCGGCTTCGGCGTCTCGACGACCAGCTTCCCTGCTGGTTGACGTTCACCGACGATCGCACGATCCGGGCGGTCAGGCGGCATATCGCCGACAGCCCGCTCGTCGTCGGCAACATCACGAACGTCGGGCCGAAGCACTGCCCGTCGATCGACCGGAAGGTGCTCAAATTCCCCGAGATGACGAAACACCAGATCTTCGTCGAGCCGGAAGGCCGGGAATCGGGGGAGGTCTACCTTCAGGGCCTCACGACCAGCATGCCGCCCGAAGCCCAGCGGGACGTCGTCGCGAGCGTTCCCGGCCTCGAGAACGCGCGGATCGTGCGGTACGGCTATGCCATCGAATACGACGCCCTCGCGCCGGGGTGCCTCAGAAAGACCATGGCTTCACGGGTCCTCGACGGGCTGTTCTCGGCGGGCCAGATCAACGGCACGTCGGGATACGAAGAAGCGGCCGCCCAGGGCCTCATCGCCGGCGCCAACGCGGCTCTGGCTGCGCTCGGAAGACCGGCGTTCGCGCCTTCGCGGGCGGACGGGTACATCGGCGTCCTGATCGACGACCTGGCGACCTGGGACCACCCCGAACCCTATCGGATCACCCCCGCCAACGCCGAGTTTCGCCTGCATCTGCGCGACGACACCGCAGAAGCCAGACTCATCGGAGCGGGACACGCTCTCGGGCTCGTCGATGACGACCGACACGCGGCCATTTCCGGCTGGCTTTCGAGAATCGCTGCCGAGGCGGCGCGGCTTGACGAATTCCGGGTGACGCCCACGGCCGCGTTGACCGAAAAGCTGGCCGAGACCGGCACGGGAGGCCTGAAAAAACGGGTGTCAGCCGCGGAAATCCTCCAGCGGCCCGGGGTCAGATACGACGATCTTTCTTCTCTGGTGGATGGCTTCGCGCCGGGACTTCATGCCCCCGATGAGGTCGACGTGCTCGAGATCGGAGTCAAGTATCGCGGCTACGCTGCGAGAGAGTCGGAGCGAATGGAGGAAACGAGACGTCTCGAGTTGCTGAAACTGCCACTGGAACTACCGGCCGGCCGTGAAATTGCGCTGTCTGCGGGCGCCCGCGAGGTGCTCGCGTCGAAGCGGTTCGACGATATTGCCCAGGCGGCACGAACCCGTTGCCTCGGACGTGCCGACCTTGCTATCCTGTGGGCGTTGTTCGGCAGCGACGCTGACCGTCCATCCACGCCGGAAAAATGAGGAAACCACGATGATTCCCAAGCGTCAGCAGGATCTGATCATCCAGAACCTCCGTTCCATCTCCGCGGAGGTGCGCCTGCGCTCCGTGAGTCAGATTCCGAGTCTTTCGATTTCCGGCGAGGAGAAGGCGAAGCTGCTGTCCCAGATGCTTGAAGACACCGATGAGGCGGTCAGAACGTCGGCCGGACGACTCCTGGAAGAGATCGGAGGCGGAACGCCGCCGGCCGTGAAAGCGCCGGCGAAAACGAACGCGCCCCCGGCCTCCGGGGCTGAACCCCCGATGGAGTTGCCGGCCATCTCGGGAGATATTCCTGAAATCGATACGTCGCTGCTCGAGCCGGTCGGCGAGACCCCCGCGGCAACGGCGGGCAGACGCGGCACGAAGGCGCTCGTGATCGAGGCGCCGTTCCTGAACGAGCAGGTCGATCCGTCGCTTCCCGACCCGGAAAAGATCAAGAGCATTCCCGAAATGCTGGAGCATACGCGCTTTCTCGTCCGGAACCGGCCGCCCGGGCATCTGACCCAGTTACTCTGGCTGTCGCGCCAGGTCCACGAAGAGGTGGCCCTGACCGCTCTCCAGGGGTTGCTGACGATCAAGGATCCACGCATTCCGCCCCAGGTGCTTCCGTTTCTCGTTCTCTCGAATTTCTCATCCCAGCGCCGTTTCCTGGTGCTGAAGATCATCATGGAGACGAGTTCCGCCCTCGAAGTGGAACAGCTGGAGCAGGTCCTGCTGCGCGAGAAGGACGTCATCGTCAAATCCGGCCTGGTGAAAGTGTTCGCAAGGCTTGCCGGCGAGCAGGGCGTCTCGACAATCAGAGTCTGCCTCACCGACAGCGATGCGCGCGTTCGGGCGAATACGGTCGAGGTGATCGAGGAGTGTTCGATTCGAAGCTGCGAACCTGATGTGGAGCGGCTCCTGCAGGATCCGGAAAACCGCGTCAAGGTGAATGCCGCGAAATTCCTGGTGAAGTGCGGGCATCCCGAGGCGTTTTCGACCCTGCGCTCGATGCTTCGATCTTCGGAGGTCTGGTTGAGGGACAGCGTGATCTTCGCCCTGGGCGAGATCGGCGATCAGGCATCGTTGACGCTGTTGAAGGCGGCGCTGAAAGACACGAACCAGGGAATCCGGCTGAGCGTTCTGAAGGCGCTCGCGAAGATCAACAATACGGTCGCCCGCGAGGCGCTGGTGGCGACAACCGAGGATGCCGACAGCGTCGTTGCCCAGGTTGCGAAAGGTCTCTGGGAAAAGATAAAGAACACACCTCTGCGCGAGGTCGTGGTTCCGATCGCTGCCCCGGCCCCCGAAGAAACAGAATTGAAGCCTGTTTCCATCGGTCCGGTGGGCGCGCCGCCCGTTGCCCTCATCACGCCGGCGGCACAGCCGGAGCCGGTGCCCGGGCCGGAGATGCCTTCTGCAGAACCGGTTGCAGAGCCGGTTGCGGAGGAACTTTCCGAACCTTCTGTCGAAGAGCCTGAGCTGCATGTGGGAGAGGCATCACCCGTGCAGGCGACTCCCCCCGAAGAGGAACCTCTGCAACTTCCTCCTGCTCCGGAGGCCGAGGCCCCTTCGGGTCTCCTGGAGAAGCCGTCGGAAGAAGTTCCAGTTGAACGTCCGGTTGCGGTCGTGGAACCGCCCGCGGCTCCGGCAGTCGCTGAAAAGCCCCCTGCAAAACCGAAACTGGCAGGAATGCCCGAGCCCGTCGTGCCGCTTCCCCCGGGTGTGAAATTCCAGAAAGCGCGGTCGGTCCACGTCTACAATGGCCTGATGTCCGGGGCTGACGAGGATGCGGCGCAGGCCATCAGGGACCTGCCGTTCATCATGGGCGACGACCAGAACATTCTGATCTATTTCGCGGCCCAACATGCGAACGACGGCGTGCGGCTCGCGGCCGCGAAGCTGCTCGCCCGCAAGCGGGGGCCTCATGCCGTCGAGTTGATGAAGGTGCTGATCGACGATCCGAGCGAACTCGTCAGCTCGTTTGCCGCAAAAGCCCTGACCATTCTGAAGTGATTCCCCACGCCCAGGTCATCGTCGTCGGAGCGGGACATGCCGGCTGCGAAGCCGCGCTCGCTTCGGCCAGATGCGGCGCGGAAACGCTCCTTCTCACGATCCAGATCGACGCGGTTGCCGCGATGCCCTGCAATCCCAGCATAGGCGGCCAGGGCAAAGGCCATCTGGTGCGAGAAATCGATGCCCTCGGCGGAATGATGGGCCGTATCGCCGATGAGACGCAGGTGCAGGCCCGCCTGCTGAACACCCGCAAGGGCCTCGCCGTCCAGGCGATCCGCGTCCAGTCGGACAAGGAAGCCTATTCGCGCCGGATGCGAAAAACGCTCCAGACGCACTCCCGGCTGCATCTCGCCCAGGGAACGGTGACGGAGGTTCTTGTCGAAAACGGCCGGGTCGCCGGGGTTCGGACGATGATGGGCGATGTGTTCCGCGCCCCCGTGGTGATCCTGGCGCCTGGCACCTTTCTGCGGGGGGTGATCCACATCGGCCGGGCGAGCTTCGGCGCAGGCCGGGCCGGCGAGCCGCCGGCGGACGAACTTGGAGCGTGCCTCGAGCGGCTCGGCCTCCCGATGCGGCGTTTCAAGACCGGCACGCCGCCGCGTATCGACGCGTCGAGCATCGATACGTCCGGCCTCGAACGTCAGGACGACGAGGTGGAAACGCCGCCGTTTTCCCTCTGGTCGGACGGCTCGAAGCCCCTCGGTCGCATGCCCTGTTTCCTGACGCGGACGACCGAAAAAACGCACGAGGTCATCAGGGCGCATATTCACGAGTCGGCCCTCGTCTCCGGCCGCATCTCCGGGACGGGGCCGCGCTACTGCCCCTCGATCGAGGACAAAGTGAGCAAATTTCCAGAGAAATCAGCCCACAAGGTGTTTCTCGAGCCGGAACGCGCCGACGGCCGCGAGATCTATCTGCAGGGCATGTCGACCAGTCTGCCCGAAGGGGTGCAGGAAAAATACGTTCGCACTCTTCCCGGGCTCGAGCATGCGCGGCTGACGCGGCCGGGGTATGCCATCGAATACGACATGGCGGATCCGGGCGAGTTGTTTCCGACGTTGATGTCGCGCCGGGTTCCGAACCTGTTTCTCGCGGGGCAGCTGAACGGCACGTCCGGGTATGAAGAGGCCGCGGCCCAGGGGCTGCTGGCGGGAGCGAACGCGGCCGCGATCGCATTGGGGCGACAGCCGGTCGTGTTGTCCGCCCGTGATTCCTATCTCGGGCTGATGGTCGAAGAAATCACCACGCAACCTCTCGGCGAACCGTACCGCATCTTCACGTCGAGATCGCCGTGGCGCCTGCAGCTGCGCATGTCGAACGCCGAGGCGAGGCTCGCCGATACGGCGTTTGCCGCCGGACTCATCTCGGAGGAACGCCGGAAAGCCCTGCTTGAAAGACAGCGCTGGCAGGACGCAGTCGGGGAGCTCCTCGCGGGGCGCACTGTCGACGAGGCCGAAGCGCAGGAGATCCCGTGCGGCTCCGGCGGTCCGGTTCGGGGCAGAACTTCGCTCGAACAATTGCTGAAGCGGCCTGAAGTCCGGCTCGAGGCCTTGGCCGGCTTCGTTCCGGAACTCGCGGAACTCGATCGGCTCTCGCTCATCGAGCTCGAAGCCCGGGTGAAATACGCCGGCTATGCGATCCAGCAGGAGCGTGAACTCGAACTCCTCGAGAAATTTCGCGAGCTGAGGCTTCCGGAATCCCTCCTGCAGGAACTTCCGGCGGCCGTCTCGACGGAAGCCCGCCTCAAGATCGCCGCCGTCAGGCCCGGGACGCTTGGCGAGTTGAGTCGGATTCCCGGCGTGCGCGCTGCCGATGTTGCGGCTGTCCTTGCCGCCCTGAAACGCGGCCGGGAGCCAGCGACTGCAGGGGACGCCGGTCGCAAGGGAGGATGATGCATGACTGCTCGCTGGATTGGCATGTGAAAAACTATATAATGTATATTGTATTGAACTCTGCAGCATGAAAATTCCCCGTTCGCCCTGAGCTTTTCGGAGGGCGAGAGCCTTTCGTGCTTCGACAGGCACTGCGCGAACGGGAATGCAAAATCGGCTTTTGTCATGCGGGAATCGATACCATCTTGGAGAACGGCGAATGGCTGTAATTGAATATATTGAACAGTATTTCAGCCCCCTGGGCCTCGATCTCGATGCGGCGACCCGGGGACGACTCGAACGGTGGTGCGGTTGCATGCTCGCCGACCCACTGTATTCGAGCGTTTCGAAAATCAAGGAACCGGCGGAGATCGCGACGAAGCACGTGCTCGACGCCCTGGCGCCCCTCGGGACGAACGCGGCCCTTCCGTGCTGGAAGGAGGCGCACACGATTCTCGATATCGGCACGGGCGGAGGATTTCCAGCCGTGCCGCTCGCCATCGCGCTTCCCCAAAGCCGCGTGTACGCCGTCGACGCGAAGGGAAAGGCCGTCGATTTCGTGGGCCGCATGAAATCAGCAACCGGGATCGACAATCTCGAGCCGGTTCTGGCGAGGGCTGAAGAACTGGGGCGCGATGCCGCATTCCGCGAGAAGATGGACCTCGTGGTGACGCGTGCGGTCGCCTCCGTCCGCATCCTCTTGGAACTGTGCCTTCCCCTGGTCCGGGTAGGTGGATATTTATTGCTATACAAAGGACCTGCCTTGCAGGAAGAAATGTCCGAGGCCGGGAAGGCCATGCAGATTCTCGGAGTCAGGCACGAGAACGTGCGAACGTTCACCTTCGAGCCGCCTCTCCTGCCGTTCACGCGCGGGTTCGTTCTGATCGAGAAACGGTCGCCGGTGCCGGCCGCATATCCGCGCCGCAACGGCGTTCCCGCCTCCCACCCGCTGTGATTTTCCGGGAAGGCGGTGCGACGACGAGGCGCGGCCCCGTTGCCTGACGTGCCGGCAAGGTTTGGAGTGAACTGGGCGCATCGCGATGCGCCGTAATATATTGATAAGTATGTGAGGTTGCGATGCGGATAGGCGATGTCGTATGGGTTGTCGTTCTGGCAGGAATTTCCGGGTGTCTGCTGGTTCCGCAGACGCACGAGGCGTTCATCGCCGCGACGCGGGCGCATCCCTACCTGATGGGGTTCGCGAAGGTCGGCGTTCTTGCGACGATGGGCGAGTGGCTGGCGCGGCGCATTTCCGGCGGCACCTGGGCTGCTCCGACCGGCCTGGGATGGCGGTTCTTCGTCTGGGGCCTGTTCGGTGTCGCGTTCGCTCTCGTGTTCGACCTCTTCGCCGCGGGCACGGCGGCCGCGATCGGCAAGGGACTGCTGCCGTCGTTTTCCGAAGGCTTTGCGGCCGACCTTTCACGTGCGTTCTGGACGAGCGCGCTGATGAATCTCATTTTCGCGCCGGTGTTCATGGCCTTCCACCGGGTGACCGACGGGTATATCGACGCCGGCCGCGGGCGGCTGTCGGGGATTGCCGGAGTGAGGCTCGAATCGGTCATGAGTCGTATCGACTGGACCGGCTTCGTCTCGTTCGTCCTCCTGAGAACCATACCGCTCTTCTGGATTCCGGCGCACACGGTCACGTTCCTGCTTCCGGCCGAGTACCGGGTGCTCGTGGCTGCGTATCTCTCGATCGCGCTCGGCGGCATTCTCGCTTTCGCGCGTCTTCGGCAGCGGCCGCCGGAAACCGTCAGGGGTACAAACGCGTGAACGGCGTTTGACTCGGAGGCCGATTTCTGCTATAGTGGCAGAACTTCATCCCTATTTTTGATCTGGAGGAACTACCATGGGTGCGTGTCCGAAGCATCGTGTATCGAAGATGAGCCAGCGGAATCGGCGGAATCACTACCGCGCTCCCGAGATTACCCTCGCGAAATGCCCGCAGTGCTTTGAAACCAAGCTCGCCCACCGGGTCTGCCCGGCGTGCGGTCACTACAACAAGAAGGTCAAGGTTCTCGACGTCGAGAAAGCCTGAGCCAGGACGCTCCCTGACACCTGACGAATGAAAGTCGCCATCGATGTCATGGGCGGGGACTTCGCGCCCCGTGAACTCGTTCTCGGC
This region includes:
- the jag gene encoding RNA-binding cell elongation regulator Jag/EloR; translation: MKRFIEITARSEDEAIQLIERELKPNETITGREVLAAPARGLFAAIGNPEIRMRFTVETKIAAVEEPKTAAPAPRPARPAPEPVRQARPPKPAAEPASRQEEGDEFDFEDGDVAPGHAVRQGPLGTDHPMHGRVHEIVRHVAEFVGVTDVELTDRVADGVWTIDAGGANVSQLIGKHGRTLDALQYVVNIIANKGREGRAKIVIDVEGYREKRHKGLVQMANRMYHKVIDSGRPVELEPMSTLDRRTIHLALKDRNGIETFSKGTEPMRRVVISPAKGAGSSEPLPPRKPRSGGRGNYGSDRSQRQPGETAGGQKGKSVPMFMEDFSDEE
- the mnmG gene encoding tRNA uridine-5-carboxymethylaminomethyl(34) synthesis enzyme MnmG, translated to MIPHAQVIVVGAGHAGCEAALASARCGAETLLLTIQIDAVAAMPCNPSIGGQGKGHLVREIDALGGMMGRIADETQVQARLLNTRKGLAVQAIRVQSDKEAYSRRMRKTLQTHSRLHLAQGTVTEVLVENGRVAGVRTMMGDVFRAPVVILAPGTFLRGVIHIGRASFGAGRAGEPPADELGACLERLGLPMRRFKTGTPPRIDASSIDTSGLERQDDEVETPPFSLWSDGSKPLGRMPCFLTRTTEKTHEVIRAHIHESALVSGRISGTGPRYCPSIEDKVSKFPEKSAHKVFLEPERADGREIYLQGMSTSLPEGVQEKYVRTLPGLEHARLTRPGYAIEYDMADPGELFPTLMSRRVPNLFLAGQLNGTSGYEEAAAQGLLAGANAAAIALGRQPVVLSARDSYLGLMVEEITTQPLGEPYRIFTSRSPWRLQLRMSNAEARLADTAFAAGLISEERRKALLERQRWQDAVGELLAGRTVDEAEAQEIPCGSGGPVRGRTSLEQLLKRPEVRLEALAGFVPELAELDRLSLIELEARVKYAGYAIQQERELELLEKFRELRLPESLLQELPAAVSTEARLKIAAVRPGTLGELSRIPGVRAADVAAVLAALKRGREPATAGDAGRKGG
- the mnmG gene encoding tRNA uridine-5-carboxymethylaminomethyl(34) synthesis enzyme MnmG, which gives rise to MNDATHFPVIVVGAGHAGCEAALASARLGVPTLLLTMNLSTVALMPCNPSIGGPGKGHLVREIGVLGGEMAAAIDETCIQLKWLNTSKGPAVRARRAQADKELYRDRMLRALFSTKGLTLRQGHVTSVRVEGGRVRGVELETGIRFTCDNLVLATGTYLASRIIVGRDSRPGGPHQQRAAIGLSDSLVTAGVPLRRLQTATPPRLDRESIDRSKMQEMPGDPLAGGFLWEHRLRRLDDQLPCWLTFTDDRTIRAVRRHIADSPLVVGNITNVGPKHCPSIDRKVLKFPEMTKHQIFVEPEGRESGEVYLQGLTTSMPPEAQRDVVASVPGLENARIVRYGYAIEYDALAPGCLRKTMASRVLDGLFSAGQINGTSGYEEAAAQGLIAGANAALAALGRPAFAPSRADGYIGVLIDDLATWDHPEPYRITPANAEFRLHLRDDTAEARLIGAGHALGLVDDDRHAAISGWLSRIAAEAARLDEFRVTPTAALTEKLAETGTGGLKKRVSAAEILQRPGVRYDDLSSLVDGFAPGLHAPDEVDVLEIGVKYRGYAARESERMEETRRLELLKLPLELPAGREIALSAGAREVLASKRFDDIAQAARTRCLGRADLAILWALFGSDADRPSTPEK
- the mnmE gene encoding tRNA uridine-5-carboxymethylaminomethyl(34) synthesis GTPase MnmE, giving the protein MATPAGRSAIGVIRMSGPDTGTILQKIFRPRGRRAFPAAFSAYAGDIVDPADGLVVDRVVVNTFLAPSSYTGEDLAEIGGHGNPAVLSRLLGVILAAGARGAEPGEFTRRAFLHGKMSLMDVEATAQLLDATTPGQIRVAVNQLEGTPAKRIRAVRERLLNLLVQLEAGLNFPEDAIEDLDPQLIRGELAAAEFDLRRFADSARHGDQVAAGLRIVIAGPPNAGKSSLMNALLGRERAIVTAIPGTTRDTLEETLSLHGIPLRLVDTAGLREPDDPIEELGIGRTQQAMAHAFAIVAVFDGSAGAGEGEAEVVKLLTGAGRPVIVALNKSDLPASGTPRRLPDEWPVVRLSATTGDGLPELAEAVDVLVRQAGLDILDDMLLLGAQQRQALEAALGAVSRAKAGLGALYDDMLALEIEEAVRQMGRVTGETADLQMLDRIFERFCIGK
- a CDS encoding HEAT repeat domain-containing protein, which produces MIPKRQQDLIIQNLRSISAEVRLRSVSQIPSLSISGEEKAKLLSQMLEDTDEAVRTSAGRLLEEIGGGTPPAVKAPAKTNAPPASGAEPPMELPAISGDIPEIDTSLLEPVGETPAATAGRRGTKALVIEAPFLNEQVDPSLPDPEKIKSIPEMLEHTRFLVRNRPPGHLTQLLWLSRQVHEEVALTALQGLLTIKDPRIPPQVLPFLVLSNFSSQRRFLVLKIIMETSSALEVEQLEQVLLREKDVIVKSGLVKVFARLAGEQGVSTIRVCLTDSDARVRANTVEVIEECSIRSCEPDVERLLQDPENRVKVNAAKFLVKCGHPEAFSTLRSMLRSSEVWLRDSVIFALGEIGDQASLTLLKAALKDTNQGIRLSVLKALAKINNTVAREALVATTEDADSVVAQVAKGLWEKIKNTPLREVVVPIAAPAPEETELKPVSIGPVGAPPVALITPAAQPEPVPGPEMPSAEPVAEPVAEELSEPSVEEPELHVGEASPVQATPPEEEPLQLPPAPEAEAPSGLLEKPSEEVPVERPVAVVEPPAAPAVAEKPPAKPKLAGMPEPVVPLPPGVKFQKARSVHVYNGLMSGADEDAAQAIRDLPFIMGDDQNILIYFAAQHANDGVRLAAAKLLARKRGPHAVELMKVLIDDPSELVSSFAAKALTILK
- the rpmF gene encoding 50S ribosomal protein L32, with the protein product MGACPKHRVSKMSQRNRRNHYRAPEITLAKCPQCFETKLAHRVCPACGHYNKKVKVLDVEKA
- the rsmG gene encoding 16S rRNA (guanine(527)-N(7))-methyltransferase RsmG; protein product: MAVIEYIEQYFSPLGLDLDAATRGRLERWCGCMLADPLYSSVSKIKEPAEIATKHVLDALAPLGTNAALPCWKEAHTILDIGTGGGFPAVPLAIALPQSRVYAVDAKGKAVDFVGRMKSATGIDNLEPVLARAEELGRDAAFREKMDLVVTRAVASVRILLELCLPLVRVGGYLLLYKGPALQEEMSEAGKAMQILGVRHENVRTFTFEPPLLPFTRGFVLIEKRSPVPAAYPRRNGVPASHPL